In a single window of the Bacteroides acidifaciens genome:
- a CDS encoding Gfo/Idh/MocA family protein — MRKILLIIIVGLFLLTSIDGYAQKSKVVRLPIQTEIPVRPAGQLDVIQLTAPKIDTVRVGFIGLGMRGSSAIARWTHIPGIQIIALCDLLPERVEKSQKVLRKAGLPAAVSYVGSEDAWKKLCKRKDIDLIYIATDWEHHAEMGVYAMEHGKHVAIEVPAAMTLDEIWKLVNTSERTRKHCMQLENCIYDFFELTTLNMAQQGVFGEVLHVEGAYIHNLENVWRRYWNNWRMDYNRKHRGDIYATHGIGPVCQILNIHRGDRMKTLVSMDTKAVSGPAYIKKQTGKEVEDFQNGDQTSTFIRTENGKTILIQHNVMTPRPYSRMYQVVGTDGYASKYPIEEYCLRPSQVNSEDIPNHENLNTHRAVAKEVKKVLMDKYKHPIHKELEERAKKVGGHGGMDYIMDYRLVYCLRNGLPLDMDVYDLAEWCCMAELTRISIENGSAPVAVPDFTRGGWDKVKGYRHFFVK, encoded by the coding sequence ATGAGAAAGATATTATTGATTATCATTGTCGGCTTATTTTTGTTGACAAGTATAGATGGTTATGCACAAAAAAGCAAAGTTGTCCGGTTGCCTATTCAAACAGAAATACCTGTTCGTCCGGCAGGGCAACTGGATGTGATTCAACTTACCGCCCCCAAAATTGATACGGTACGTGTGGGTTTCATCGGATTGGGTATGCGTGGTTCCAGTGCAATAGCGCGCTGGACACACATTCCGGGGATACAAATTATTGCCTTGTGCGATCTTCTTCCCGAACGTGTAGAGAAATCACAAAAAGTTCTGAGAAAAGCCGGTCTGCCGGCAGCAGTATCTTATGTCGGTTCGGAAGATGCATGGAAAAAATTATGTAAACGCAAAGATATCGACCTTATTTATATAGCAACAGATTGGGAACATCATGCCGAAATGGGTGTATATGCAATGGAGCATGGAAAACATGTGGCTATCGAGGTTCCTGCTGCAATGACTTTGGATGAAATATGGAAACTTGTTAATACTTCAGAAAGAACTCGTAAACACTGTATGCAATTAGAAAATTGCATATACGACTTTTTTGAATTAACTACTCTCAATATGGCACAACAAGGTGTATTTGGTGAAGTTTTACATGTAGAAGGGGCTTATATTCATAATTTGGAGAATGTATGGCGACGCTATTGGAATAACTGGCGTATGGATTACAACCGAAAACATCGGGGAGATATATATGCTACTCATGGCATAGGCCCTGTATGCCAGATACTTAATATCCATCGGGGAGATCGCATGAAAACCTTGGTTTCGATGGATACAAAAGCTGTGAGTGGTCCGGCATATATCAAAAAGCAAACGGGCAAAGAGGTTGAAGACTTTCAGAACGGAGACCAGACATCTACCTTTATCCGTACGGAGAATGGTAAAACGATTTTGATTCAGCATAACGTGATGACTCCCCGTCCTTATAGTCGGATGTATCAGGTAGTAGGGACGGATGGATATGCCAGCAAGTATCCGATTGAGGAGTATTGTTTAAGACCTTCTCAAGTTAATTCAGAGGATATTCCTAATCATGAAAATCTAAATACACATCGGGCAGTCGCAAAAGAAGTAAAGAAAGTTTTGATGGATAAATATAAACATCCTATTCATAAAGAACTGGAAGAGAGAGCTAAAAAGGTAGGCGGACATGGTGGAATGGATTATATCATGGATTATCGGCTCGTATACTGTCTGCGGAATGGCCTGCCGCTGGACATGGATGTTTATGACTTAGCAGAATGGTGTTGCATGGCGGAACTCACACGCATTTCCATAGAAAACGGTTCGGCTCCGGTAGCAGTTCCCGATTTTACCCGTGGAGGATGGGATAAGGTAAAAGGTTACCGGCACTTTTTTGTTAAATAG
- a CDS encoding glycoside hydrolase family 130 protein, with translation MIKLKSVIYLISMMTLAGCSGQKQASVAVEEQSGQWILGPFVRPEGVNPVISPQPTTFQCPMRKQPVRWEESDTFNPAATVKDGKIVVLYRAEDNSAQGIGKRTSRIGYAESADGVTMSQADAPVLFPSEDDFKEIEWEGGCEDPRVAMTEDGLYVMLYTAWNRNLPRLAVATSRDLKNWTKHGLAFAKAYNGRFANIASKSASIVTGVKDGRLVIEKVAGKYFMYWGENSVCAATSDNLTDWTPILNENNELREIAKPRNGYFDSRLTECGPPAIKTVNGIVLLYNGKNGYKEERDPAYPAGAYCAGQFLFDANDPYKVLDRLDKPFFVPEAAFEKSGQYKDGTVFIEGLAYFKNKLYLYYGCADSQVAVAICDDNIDSKLKTHN, from the coding sequence ATGATAAAACTAAAATCTGTAATCTATTTAATCAGTATGATGACACTAGCCGGATGCTCCGGGCAGAAACAGGCATCCGTAGCTGTCGAAGAACAGAGCGGACAATGGATACTCGGCCCTTTTGTCCGCCCGGAAGGGGTGAATCCGGTGATTTCTCCGCAACCGACTACTTTCCAATGCCCGATGCGCAAGCAGCCGGTAAGATGGGAAGAGAGTGACACTTTCAATCCGGCGGCAACCGTCAAAGACGGGAAGATTGTGGTACTCTACCGTGCGGAAGACAACTCGGCGCAAGGCATCGGAAAGAGAACATCCCGCATTGGCTATGCGGAAAGTGCGGACGGAGTGACGATGAGCCAAGCGGACGCACCGGTACTCTTTCCTTCCGAAGACGATTTTAAAGAAATAGAATGGGAAGGTGGTTGCGAAGACCCGCGTGTGGCAATGACGGAAGACGGATTGTACGTCATGCTTTATACAGCCTGGAACCGCAATCTTCCCCGCTTGGCGGTGGCTACTTCCAGAGACTTGAAAAACTGGACGAAACACGGACTCGCTTTTGCGAAAGCGTACAACGGGCGTTTTGCCAATATAGCAAGCAAATCGGCTTCTATTGTCACCGGAGTGAAAGACGGCAGACTGGTCATTGAGAAAGTGGCTGGCAAATACTTTATGTATTGGGGGGAGAATTCGGTATGTGCCGCAACTTCCGATAACCTGACCGACTGGACTCCGATACTGAACGAAAACAACGAACTAAGGGAGATAGCCAAACCCCGCAACGGGTATTTCGACAGCCGCCTGACTGAGTGCGGGCCGCCGGCTATCAAGACCGTGAACGGTATTGTATTATTATACAATGGCAAGAACGGATACAAGGAAGAAAGGGACCCGGCATACCCCGCAGGCGCTTATTGTGCAGGGCAGTTCCTGTTTGACGCCAACGACCCTTATAAAGTACTCGACCGCTTGGATAAACCTTTCTTTGTGCCCGAAGCCGCTTTCGAGAAGAGCGGTCAGTACAAGGACGGAACAGTGTTTATCGAAGGGCTGGCTTACTTTAAAAACAAATTATATCTCTATTATGGCTGTGCCGATTCGCAGGTTGCAGTAGCGATATGTGATGATAATATAGATTCGAAACTTAAAACACATAACTAA
- a CDS encoding MFS transporter: MNKLKREYQFFKQQTPNVRVLLMTNLLYAFVLPVVEIFVGAYVMRHTSEPVSVAFYQLFMYIGIIATSFVNGFLLRHVSVKVLYAGGILVSGLSMFAMMLVKSLGFVELGIAGFVLGAASGFFWTNRYLLTLNNTTDSSRNYFFGLESFFFSITSITVPLLIGAFISQIDGKEIMGCLIDINGAYRLVTVGVIVVTLFAVAVLWRGKFANPVQKNFLYFRFCTLWKKMLLLASLKGMVQGFLVTAPAILVLKLVGDEGTLGLIQGISGTLTAILVYVLGRIAKPEDRPKIFIAGLLVFFIGTLFNGVLFSATGVIIFVLCKVIFQPLFDLPYYPIMMQTIDAVVKIEKRNEYTYILSHEFGLFLGRAFGLILFMALAFAISQDFALKYALILVGALQLIAYPLARNIIKQNQTVR; the protein is encoded by the coding sequence ATGAATAAATTGAAAAGAGAATATCAATTCTTCAAGCAGCAGACTCCCAATGTACGTGTACTGCTGATGACTAACCTGCTCTATGCGTTCGTGCTTCCTGTGGTGGAGATATTTGTAGGCGCTTATGTGATGCGTCACACGAGCGAGCCTGTTTCCGTAGCTTTCTATCAACTTTTTATGTATATCGGCATCATTGCGACCTCTTTTGTCAACGGCTTCCTGTTGCGGCATGTCAGCGTGAAAGTACTGTATGCAGGCGGGATATTAGTTAGCGGGCTGTCGATGTTTGCCATGATGCTGGTGAAGTCATTGGGCTTTGTAGAGTTAGGCATAGCAGGTTTTGTCCTTGGAGCCGCATCGGGTTTCTTTTGGACCAACCGCTATCTATTGACTCTCAACAACACGACCGATAGTAGCCGGAACTACTTTTTCGGACTGGAATCTTTCTTTTTCTCCATCACTTCGATAACTGTTCCTTTATTGATTGGTGCATTCATCAGCCAGATAGATGGCAAAGAAATCATGGGATGCCTGATTGATATAAATGGTGCCTATCGTTTGGTCACAGTCGGAGTCATAGTCGTGACCCTGTTTGCCGTAGCTGTCTTGTGGCGTGGTAAGTTTGCCAATCCGGTACAGAAGAACTTTCTGTATTTCCGGTTCTGTACACTGTGGAAGAAAATGCTGTTGCTGGCTTCCCTGAAAGGAATGGTACAGGGATTCCTGGTGACTGCCCCCGCCATCCTGGTTCTGAAACTGGTCGGTGATGAAGGGACATTAGGCTTGATACAGGGAATTAGCGGTACGCTGACGGCTATACTGGTCTATGTACTGGGGCGTATTGCCAAACCCGAAGACCGCCCGAAGATATTTATTGCCGGGTTACTCGTCTTTTTTATCGGTACTCTGTTCAACGGAGTCTTGTTTTCAGCCACCGGAGTGATTATCTTTGTCCTCTGTAAGGTAATCTTTCAGCCCTTGTTTGACTTGCCTTACTATCCCATTATGATGCAAACCATCGACGCAGTAGTTAAAATCGAGAAAAGAAATGAATACACTTATATTTTAAGCCACGAATTCGGACTATTCCTGGGGCGTGCTTTCGGGCTCATCCTTTTTATGGCACTTGCCTTTGCCATATCACAGGATTTTGCATTGAAGTACGCATTGATACTGGTAGGAGCCTTGCAGTTGATAGCCTACCCGTTGGCCCGGAACATCATCAAACAGAACCAAACGGTTCGCTAA
- a CDS encoding hybrid sensor histidine kinase/response regulator transcription factor, which translates to MILRKHSYFRCICILICSCLMPALLHSQNVVKQISNADGLSNNSVNCFLEDSEHTLWVGTWDGLNAYNGRSFKTYSYNKKDAGSISNNLIWQIIEQSDSILWVSTDYGVNRWKRSTQQFTPYYLGTQNNPPKQEKSFLLGITSSKHIICYVKEQGLFCFDDRRQEFVSLKNDLPDDIRNFVIDSKDRIFFLTGHGQLLHYQLTVRNSCPELSFKEEIRHCAPVSNIYLSQDCLIINDDRTLTVSQDNRILDSINIPENKTVSQAICHGEYLLISFIEGGCIRYNLENGTSTELLQLPEKASIFTIYIGSQNILWVGTDGQGILEVYEHSSPFHTVKTNYPVRCFCEEDNGNILVGTKGEGILLLDKQERGVTPYLSTGNGLISNSVYTIRKNMSGDIFIGTEGAGINYIPLNGSQVKKLGIPAEFPAFRAVYSILFTHNDSLLWLGTSGYGLIKLSLQREGKSYRVTDMKQYKSPGPSSPSNNIIYSVIAGYDENELWLGTRGGGINKFDIASERFRQMNEIDPGLSLTNNDVIYLTKGDSASIWIGTSYGLNRLFPTATPPSITEYTDNNGLPNNTIHGILKDENGNIWASTNQGISFIDLPSGKITNYSSRNGLQNDEFSDGAIFKDKAGWLYFGGVSGLNYFDENKIRLREHIASLSLNSLKINNTSRNIYERIRNHTLRLDYDEPYITLGFAAHDFINNENCEFSYRIIDFADEWIYNENNPNIVITKLPPGKYKLEVKCTNGDRVWSNEIYSLNLDIAYPWWLSTTAFIIYFILIAIAIYITQSVIKNRIRLNRQILLEHIEKQNQQRIHESKLNFFTNVAHEFFTPLTLIYGPAQHLLEKADLDSYTKRYIYIIKNNADRMQKLINELMEFRKAEAGHTAIYAEKVDIQLLVDYVSDNYTEIAEENKIDFSFKSKEVSSFTTDRNALEKIIFNLLSNAFKYTPSGGYIRAEIRENVTDGTLHFRIRNSGKGLTEKQMSEIFSRFKIFESSNLKHAGSTGVGLNLTKSLTELLGGEITVGSVLGEYVEFNVSLPSMHVNSGKESQPAEEEAEAGEMLFVPKQKEISILIVEDEKNIRELLKDILLPYYQVREAADGEEALKEVEQKQPDIIISDVLMPRLDGITLTDILKANERTAHIPIIHISAKNSIEDQINAYNHGTDLYIPKPFHPRHVLSAVENMINKYSLMKEYFKSGRSSLIVRDGITMHKEDELLLDKIIKFIEDNIDDESINPDSLADFIGVSKAGLYRKLKELTEKTPSEFVRTIRLEYAAGLLKTTKLTVTEIMYKSGFSNKSYFYREFAKLYNTSPKEYRSGQTEEKDT; encoded by the coding sequence ATGATTCTACGAAAACACTCCTATTTCCGTTGCATCTGCATCCTTATTTGTTCATGCCTGATGCCTGCTTTATTACATTCGCAGAATGTAGTAAAACAGATTTCCAATGCGGATGGATTATCCAATAATTCGGTGAATTGTTTCCTCGAAGATTCGGAACATACGCTTTGGGTAGGGACATGGGACGGATTAAATGCATATAACGGTCGTAGCTTCAAGACCTATTCTTATAATAAAAAAGATGCAGGGTCTATCAGCAATAATCTCATCTGGCAGATTATCGAGCAGAGCGACTCTATCCTATGGGTATCTACGGACTATGGGGTGAACCGGTGGAAGCGTTCTACTCAACAATTTACTCCTTATTATCTAGGTACACAGAATAATCCGCCGAAACAGGAGAAGTCATTTCTGCTGGGTATCACTTCCAGCAAGCATATTATCTGTTATGTGAAAGAGCAGGGTCTATTCTGTTTCGATGACCGGAGACAGGAGTTTGTATCCTTGAAAAATGACCTGCCCGATGATATCAGGAACTTCGTCATTGATTCCAAAGACCGGATATTCTTTCTCACAGGACATGGACAATTATTGCACTATCAACTGACCGTCCGCAACTCCTGTCCCGAACTCTCGTTCAAAGAAGAAATCAGGCACTGTGCCCCCGTTTCCAATATTTATCTTTCCCAAGACTGCCTCATCATTAACGATGACAGGACGCTGACTGTTTCACAAGATAACCGTATATTGGACAGTATAAATATTCCGGAGAACAAGACTGTATCACAAGCTATCTGCCACGGTGAATATCTCCTTATCAGCTTTATCGAGGGGGGATGCATCAGATATAATCTTGAAAATGGGACTTCAACGGAATTACTCCAATTGCCGGAGAAAGCTTCCATTTTCACTATTTATATCGGCTCGCAGAATATCCTTTGGGTAGGTACGGACGGACAAGGGATATTGGAAGTCTATGAACACAGTTCGCCTTTCCATACCGTAAAAACGAATTATCCTGTCCGCTGTTTTTGTGAGGAAGACAATGGCAATATACTCGTAGGAACAAAAGGAGAAGGTATCCTGCTGCTTGACAAGCAGGAACGGGGAGTCACCCCCTATCTTTCAACAGGCAACGGGTTAATCTCCAACTCCGTTTATACTATCCGCAAAAATATGTCCGGGGATATATTCATCGGAACCGAAGGGGCGGGTATCAATTATATTCCACTCAATGGCAGCCAGGTGAAGAAACTGGGTATTCCCGCTGAATTTCCAGCTTTCAGGGCAGTTTACAGTATCCTTTTCACCCATAATGATTCACTTTTATGGTTGGGAACTTCCGGCTACGGACTTATCAAGCTGAGCCTGCAAAGGGAAGGAAAAAGTTATAGAGTAACGGACATGAAACAATATAAATCTCCCGGCCCTTCTTCGCCAAGCAATAATATCATTTATTCGGTTATTGCCGGATACGATGAGAATGAACTTTGGCTAGGCACGCGAGGGGGCGGAATTAATAAGTTCGATATCGCGTCCGAACGTTTCCGGCAGATGAATGAGATAGACCCCGGCTTGTCCCTGACTAACAATGACGTGATTTATCTGACTAAAGGAGATTCTGCCAGTATTTGGATAGGTACCAGTTATGGTCTTAACCGGTTGTTCCCGACAGCCACACCGCCTTCCATCACCGAATATACGGATAATAACGGATTGCCCAATAATACGATTCACGGCATCCTGAAAGATGAGAACGGGAATATTTGGGCAAGCACCAATCAAGGCATTTCCTTTATCGACTTGCCCTCGGGAAAAATTACCAATTATTCCTCAAGAAACGGGCTTCAAAACGACGAATTTTCTGATGGGGCTATTTTTAAGGACAAAGCCGGATGGTTGTATTTCGGCGGAGTCAGCGGGTTGAACTATTTCGACGAAAATAAGATACGCTTACGGGAACATATCGCATCATTAAGCCTGAACAGCCTGAAGATAAACAATACAAGCCGGAATATCTACGAACGTATCCGTAACCATACACTCCGATTGGACTATGACGAGCCTTATATTACTTTGGGATTTGCCGCACATGATTTTATCAACAATGAGAATTGTGAGTTCAGCTACCGCATTATCGACTTTGCCGACGAATGGATTTACAATGAGAATAACCCGAATATCGTTATCACCAAACTACCGCCGGGAAAATATAAACTGGAAGTAAAATGCACCAATGGCGACCGGGTATGGAGCAACGAAATCTATTCCCTCAATTTGGACATCGCTTACCCCTGGTGGCTCAGTACCACCGCTTTTATTATTTATTTTATCCTGATTGCCATTGCTATCTATATCACGCAATCCGTCATCAAGAATAGAATCCGGCTAAACCGTCAGATTCTACTGGAACATATCGAAAAACAAAACCAGCAACGTATCCATGAATCGAAGTTGAACTTCTTCACGAATGTGGCACACGAGTTTTTCACTCCGTTGACACTGATATACGGCCCGGCACAGCACTTGTTGGAAAAGGCAGACCTCGACAGTTATACAAAAAGATATATCTACATCATCAAGAACAATGCCGACCGGATGCAGAAGCTTATCAACGAACTGATGGAGTTCCGGAAAGCAGAAGCGGGACATACGGCTATCTATGCTGAAAAAGTGGATATTCAGTTGCTCGTCGACTATGTATCGGACAACTATACCGAAATTGCCGAAGAAAACAAGATAGACTTCAGCTTCAAAAGCAAAGAAGTATCATCCTTTACAACAGACCGGAATGCACTGGAAAAAATAATATTCAATTTGCTTTCCAACGCCTTCAAATATACGCCGTCCGGCGGATATATCCGTGCTGAAATACGAGAGAATGTTACTGACGGGACATTGCATTTCCGAATCCGCAACTCGGGCAAGGGGCTGACTGAGAAACAAATGAGTGAGATATTCAGCCGGTTCAAGATTTTTGAGAGCAGTAACCTAAAACATGCGGGAAGCACCGGAGTCGGCCTGAATCTGACCAAGAGCCTGACGGAGTTATTGGGTGGAGAAATCACCGTAGGAAGTGTATTGGGAGAGTATGTAGAATTCAATGTGTCTCTACCGTCCATGCACGTGAATTCCGGAAAAGAAAGTCAGCCGGCAGAAGAAGAGGCAGAAGCCGGTGAAATGCTTTTTGTCCCTAAACAAAAGGAAATTAGTATATTGATTGTAGAAGATGAAAAGAATATCCGCGAACTTCTGAAAGATATCCTGCTTCCTTACTACCAGGTTCGGGAAGCAGCCGACGGGGAAGAGGCGCTGAAAGAGGTAGAACAGAAACAGCCGGATATTATTATCAGCGATGTATTGATGCCCAGGCTGGACGGCATCACTCTGACGGATATATTGAAAGCCAACGAGCGGACTGCCCACATTCCGATTATCCATATCTCCGCCAAGAACTCCATCGAAGACCAGATTAACGCTTACAATCATGGAACGGACTTATATATCCCCAAACCTTTCCATCCGAGACATGTATTGAGTGCGGTAGAGAATATGATTAATAAATACTCTCTGATGAAAGAGTATTTCAAATCCGGTCGTTCCTCTCTCATCGTAAGGGATGGAATCACTATGCATAAAGAGGATGAGCTGTTACTGGACAAGATTATCAAATTCATCGAAGATAATATTGACGACGAATCCATAAACCCGGATTCTCTCGCAGACTTTATAGGAGTAAGCAAAGCGGGATTGTATCGTAAACTCAAAGAATTGACGGAAAAGACACCAAGCGAATTTGTCCGTACCATCCGCCTGGAATATGCAGCAGGCCTATTAAAGACTACCAAGCTTACCGTTACCGAGATTATGTATAAATCGGGCTTCTCAAACAAGTCTTATTTCTACCGGGAGTTTGCCAAGTTATACAACACTTCTCCCAAAGAATACAGGAGCGGACAGACAGAAGAAAAGGATACTTAA
- a CDS encoding glycoside hydrolase family 130 protein: MDIAKRFHQNPLLKPSDLQPGIEGMEITCFLNPGVFRFDGKTWLLLRVAERPVQKQGVISFPVYNKEGKIKVLSFDENDPELDASDPRVIGYAGQDYLTTMSYLRLVSSEDGIHFKEEPDYPPIFGKGALEAFGIEDCRVATTADGYYLTFTEVSSVAVGVGLIHTRDWKSYTRHGMIFPPHNKDCALFEEKINGKYFALHRPSSPELGGNYIWLAESPDRLHWGNHRCVATTRPDSWDCARVGAGAAPIRTEEGWLEIYHGADYQNRYCLGALLLDLNDPSKVIARSKAPIMEPTAPYEQTGFFGNVVFTNGHLVEGDTVTVYYGASDEVICGAEFSIGEILRSLKS; the protein is encoded by the coding sequence ATGGATATTGCAAAACGATTTCATCAGAACCCATTATTGAAACCATCCGATTTACAACCGGGAATAGAAGGTATGGAAATCACCTGTTTCCTGAATCCCGGCGTATTCCGCTTCGACGGAAAAACCTGGTTATTACTGCGGGTAGCCGAACGCCCCGTACAGAAACAGGGAGTGATTAGTTTCCCCGTATATAATAAGGAAGGGAAGATAAAAGTGCTTTCTTTCGACGAGAATGACCCGGAGCTGGACGCTTCCGACCCTCGTGTGATAGGATATGCGGGACAGGATTATCTGACTACCATGTCTTATCTCCGGTTGGTATCGAGCGAGGACGGCATCCATTTTAAGGAAGAACCGGATTATCCGCCTATTTTCGGCAAAGGGGCATTAGAGGCTTTCGGCATCGAGGACTGCCGGGTGGCAACTACTGCCGACGGTTATTACCTGACGTTTACCGAAGTCTCTTCCGTTGCCGTCGGTGTAGGGCTGATTCATACCCGTGACTGGAAGAGTTACACTCGTCACGGCATGATTTTCCCCCCTCATAATAAAGATTGTGCCTTGTTCGAAGAGAAAATAAACGGCAAATATTTCGCCTTGCATCGTCCGAGTAGTCCCGAACTGGGCGGCAACTATATCTGGCTTGCCGAATCACCCGACCGGTTGCACTGGGGTAACCACCGTTGCGTTGCGACCACTCGCCCCGATAGCTGGGACTGTGCCCGTGTGGGTGCGGGCGCCGCGCCTATCCGTACAGAGGAAGGCTGGCTGGAGATTTATCATGGTGCAGACTATCAGAACCGCTATTGCCTGGGAGCCCTTCTGCTTGACTTGAACGACCCCTCAAAGGTAATCGCCCGAAGCAAAGCTCCTATAATGGAACCGACTGCTCCTTACGAGCAAACCGGATTCTTCGGGAATGTAGTCTTCACGAACGGGCATCTGGTAGAAGGGGATACGGTGACTGTTTACTATGGTGCGAGTGATGAAGTAATCTGCGGAGCGGAGTTCTCCATAGGAGAGATTCTTCGTTCATTAAAGTCATGA
- a CDS encoding RagB/SusD family nutrient uptake outer membrane protein encodes MVWSFTAPSINNRSISPLGIPTIDVAWEKAAHPEKANTQDGLREIVRRERQIEFYLENHRFWDLRRWKQAEILGEKVKGLNIYGKTEEDFFQVKELNVIRTFKEAQYLMPIPQPEINKCPQWVQNPGY; translated from the coding sequence TTGGTATGGTCGTTTACGGCACCTTCGATAAACAACAGGTCAATATCTCCTCTTGGTATTCCTACAATTGATGTTGCCTGGGAGAAGGCTGCGCATCCGGAAAAAGCCAATACACAAGACGGGTTACGGGAAATTGTACGTCGTGAACGTCAGATTGAGTTCTATCTCGAGAATCACCGTTTCTGGGATTTACGTCGTTGGAAACAAGCTGAAATATTAGGAGAAAAAGTCAAGGGGCTGAACATTTATGGCAAGACAGAAGAAGACTTTTTCCAAGTGAAGGAACTGAACGTAATCCGTACTTTCAAAGAAGCACAATATCTGATGCCTATCCCGCAACCGGAAATTAACAAGTGTCCGCAGTGGGTTCAAAACCCCGGCTACTAA
- a CDS encoding endonuclease/exonuclease/phosphatase family protein, giving the protein MRKLFIVLALCSVSILNAQQLNVASYNVRNSNPNDAKAGNGWEQRCPVLTQLITFHDFDIFGAQEVKHNQLEDMLNALPQYSYIGVGRDDGKTKGEYAPVFYRKDKFKLLKSGNFWLSEDTSKPNKGWDAAYTRICTWGEFKDITSKFRFWFFNLHMDHIGVVARRESAKLVISKIKEMCGKDPVILTGDFNVDQTSESYQVLHESGILSDSYEVAQLRYATNGTCAGWNPNTYTPNRIDHIFVTKNFAVEKYGVLTDTYRIKNEATGKYEARIPSDHFPVKAVLKYTK; this is encoded by the coding sequence ATGAGAAAACTTTTTATTGTATTGGCGCTCTGCAGTGTGTCAATACTGAATGCGCAGCAACTGAATGTCGCTTCTTATAATGTACGAAACAGTAACCCGAACGATGCCAAAGCCGGAAACGGCTGGGAACAGCGTTGCCCGGTACTCACCCAGTTAATCACCTTTCATGACTTCGATATATTCGGAGCACAGGAAGTGAAACATAACCAACTGGAAGATATGTTGAATGCCCTGCCGCAATACAGCTATATAGGCGTAGGACGGGATGACGGGAAAACGAAAGGGGAATATGCGCCTGTCTTCTACCGGAAGGATAAATTCAAGCTACTCAAATCCGGGAATTTTTGGTTATCGGAAGATACCTCGAAGCCGAATAAAGGATGGGATGCAGCCTATACCCGCATCTGTACATGGGGAGAATTCAAGGATATTACAAGCAAGTTCAGATTCTGGTTCTTTAACCTGCACATGGACCATATCGGAGTAGTGGCACGTCGCGAAAGTGCCAAGCTGGTTATCAGCAAGATTAAAGAGATGTGTGGCAAAGACCCCGTCATACTCACTGGAGATTTCAATGTAGACCAAACCAGCGAAAGCTATCAAGTACTTCATGAATCCGGAATATTATCAGACTCTTATGAGGTCGCGCAACTGAGATATGCAACTAATGGAACATGTGCGGGATGGAATCCGAACACATATACTCCCAACCGTATCGACCATATCTTCGTTACTAAAAACTTCGCTGTTGAGAAGTACGGAGTGCTGACAGATACTTACCGAATTAAAAACGAAGCCACCGGAAAGTATGAAGCACGCATTCCTTCAGACCATTTTCCGGTGAAGGCGGTATTGAAATATACCAAGTAA